The Solanum lycopersicum chromosome 9, SLM_r2.1 genome window below encodes:
- the LOC101262560 gene encoding inactive protein RESTRICTED TEV MOVEMENT 1 yields MEMIKVGAVGNDYGSIWEEKGRGDVAGIFVAYSKDSIQSLQFLLYEDGNFVQSNKHGTHYCANFSAVVFNYPSEFLTSISGSYVNGEGLESIEFTTNKGSYGPFGQTTTYAKHFNFHLGNSNLFGGFHGTMSDSAVESIGIYLKPYPPSST; encoded by the coding sequence ATGGAAATGATCAAAGTTGGGGCAGTGGGAAACGATTATGGATCGATATGGGAAGAAAAAGGACGAGGCGACGTTGCTGGGATTTTTGTTGCCTACAGCAAAGACTCAATTCAGTCACTACAGTTCCTGTTGTATGAGGATGGCAACTTTGTTCAGTCAAATAAGCATGGCACACACTACTGTGCAAACTTCTCTGCAGTTGTCTTTAATTATCCATCAGAGTTTCTTACTTCCATAAGTGGTTCCTATGTCAACGGTGAAGGTTTGGAATCTATTGAATTTACCACCAACAAGGGTTCCTATGGACCATTTGGCCAGACTACAACTTATGCTAAGCACTTCAACTTTCACTTAGGAAATTCTAATCTTTTTGGTGGTTTTCATGGCACCATGAGTGACTCTGCCGTTGAGAGTATTGGGATCTATCTTAAGCCATATCCTCCATCATCAACTTGA
- the LOC101257601 gene encoding jacalin-related lectin 24-like, whose amino-acid sequence MDMIKIGAIGGRGGSIWEEKADELVGIIVSYDEGVVYSLQFLNYVNGELHMSVKYGTDYYEMNDAIMLDYPSEFITSISGSYGPFGTTSTDGKENIHFNFVIGNHQFFGGFHGTENSKGFIGSIGFYVKDVPSSVIKIKDSQVKMIKVGPVGSNVGSIWEENGRSEVAGIFVSFTENTIQSLQFLFYENGNYVQSNKHGSDHSENFCALLFDYPSEFLTSISGSYIGDGYLSTGLDAIKFNTNKGCYGPFGRTEPTSSSKRFNFELRNHRLFGGFHGTMSRHAVESIGIYVKPVISSMNNLKGSLRVKAEK is encoded by the exons ATGGATATGATCAAAATTGGGGCAattggaggacgtggtggatcAATTTGGGAAGAAAAAGCAGATGAATTAGTTGGAATTATTGTTTCTTATGATGAAGGCGTAGTTTATTCACTTCAGTTTTTGAATTATGTGAATGGAGAATTACATATGTCAGTTAAATATGGTACTGATTATTATGAAATGAACGATGCAATTATGCTGGATTATCCATCAGAATTTATTACTTCTATAAGCG GTTCTTATGGACCATTTGGTACTACGTCAACTGATGGCAAAGAAAATATTCACTTCAATTTTGTAATAggaaatcatcaattttttggTGGATTTCATGGCACTGAGAATTCTAAGGGCTTTATTGGGAGTATTGGGTTTTATGTGAAGGATGTTCCATCTTCTGTGATCAAGATTAAAGATTCTCAAGTTAAG ATGATCAAAGTTGGACCAGTGGGAAGCAATGTTGGTTCCATATGGGAAGAAAATGGACGAAGTGAAGTTGCtggtatttttgtttctttcaccGAAAACACAATTCAGTCTCTTCAGTTTCTGTTTTATGAGAATGGCAATTATGTTCAGTCCAATAAGCATGGCAGTGACCACTCTGAAAACTTTTGTGCGCTTCTGTTTGATTATCCATCAGAGTTTCTTACTTCGATAAGTGGTTCGTATATTGGCGATGGGTATTTATCAACAGGTTTAGATGCAATTAAATTTAATACCAACAAGGGTTGTTACGGACCATTTGGGCGTACAGAGCCTACAAGTAGTAGCAAGCGATTCAACTTTGAATTACGAAATCATCGTCTATTTGGTGGTTTTCATGGCACCATGAGTCGTCATGCTGTTGAGAGTATTGGGATTTATGTTAAGCCAGTCATATCCTCCATGAATAACTTGAAAGGATCTCTTCGAGTTAAGGCTGAAAAATGA